From Cannabis sativa cultivar Pink pepper isolate KNU-18-1 chromosome 8, ASM2916894v1, whole genome shotgun sequence, a single genomic window includes:
- the LOC115699654 gene encoding uncharacterized protein LOC115699654, with protein sequence MYVTRPLSLYKKSPSALSEPPPEGPSSGIIVIQDEEAQPKCCFGLKKSDRIRRLPLPQNKKLEVYYVQGFARDRDLHFHSVWFIPVLGQPLSSNKYYAVHPFGKDRGEAFTCCKEDELETFCFYEYAPETQPQPLDPHNEYQQLELSLHGRYLTPWGSEKFKVDSVAPDGFAPGFLGRNGGWKLTFSESPWFELGQADGVDAALRAHHPDFNFPLATKKSKPVVVGKWYCPFVFIKEGTPKTMKDEMRNYMFYEMTLEQNWELICEKEHNSNGGGSCVVVDAVVQNETVAVGGEEAVVDDKFVADGVLWFRSMNSDEEETSIGLSLAVVERIKWEQERVGWVKRKEKEVRVQRTEECGGSLGWKRFGCYVLIERFVLKRMDGSTALSHEFRHSHHIRTKWE encoded by the exons ATGTATGTGACGAGGCCTCTCTCTTTGTACAAAAAATCTCCCTCTGCTCTGTCGGAGCCTCCTCCTGAGGGTCCCAGCTCTGGGATCATCGTCATTCAAGATGAGGAAGCTCAGCCCAAATGTTGTTTTGGTCTAAAGAAGAGCGATAGGATTAGGAGACTTCCTCTTCCTCAGAATAAAAAACTTGAAGTTTATTACGTCCAAGGCTTCGCTCGCGATAGAGATCTCCATTTTCACAGTGTCTGGTTCATTCCGGTTCTTGGTCAGCCATTGTCCTCTAACAAATATTATGCTGTACATCCATTTGGAAAAGATAGAGG GGAAGCTTTTACATGCTGTAAAGAAGATGAGCTGGAAACCTTCTGCTTTTACGAATATGCTCCTGAGACTCAACCACAGCCGTTGGATCCCCATAATGAGTATCAACAATTGGAGCTTTCTCTCCACGGAAGATATCTCACTCCTTGGGGTAGTGAAAAGTTCAAAGTGGACTCAGTAGCCCCAGATGGTTTTGCTCCAGGATTCTTGGGTAGAAATGGTGGTTGGAAACTCACATTCTCAGAGTCGCCTTGGTTCGAGCTAGGCCAAGCAGATGGTGTAGACGCAGCCCTCAGAGCCCACCATCCTGATTTCAACTTCCCattagccactaagaaatccAAGCCTGTGGTTGTAGGAAAATGGTATTGCCCTTTTGTGTTCATCAAAGAAGGAACTCCCAAAACCATGAAAGACGAGATGAGGAACTACATGTTTTACGAGATGACACTTGAACAAAATTGGGAACTGATATGTGAAAAGGAACATAATAGCAATGGAGGAGGGAGTTGTGTGGTTGTGGATGCTGTTGTTCAGAACGAAACGGTTGCGGTTGGAGGTGAGGAAGCTGTAGTTGATGACAAGTTTGTGGCTGATGGGGTTTTGTGGTTTAGAAGTATGAATAGTGATGAAGAAGAGACTAGTATTGGGTTGAGTTTAGCTGTTGTTGAGAGAATTAAATGGGAGCAAGAAAGGGTTGGATGGGTTAAgcggaaagaaaaagaagtgagAGTCCAGAGGACAGAGGAATGTGGAGGATCATTGGGTTGGAAGAGATTTGGGTGTTATGTGTTGATTGAGAGGTTTGTTTtgaaaagaatggatggaagcACAGCACTTAGCCATGAGTTTAGGCACTCTCATCATATTAGGACCAAATGGGAATGA